The following coding sequences are from one Pocillopora verrucosa isolate sample1 chromosome 5, ASM3666991v2, whole genome shotgun sequence window:
- the LOC131781091 gene encoding polycystin-2-like protein 2 gives MLISFAQDVTIKEPVKVFFTALTVAAILRIKAKRSKVHACESPQQVKAGYNKKNIWALEFSEVEKMRRRQAKKQNLSRYFTELGLYLVFVFLLLAVCYGNRSDHRYLMTKSIRDGLQNFGKVKNNTMYWWWLQRVFIPGVFSGRWYNGQKENQTIYIGNKRSLLIGMARIRQLRVRSTQCKVLNYMETMFEECFKGYSTENEEKTAYNKPGWMPFDNATRNDELLQPCPKPWRYQNAEETDTTPRWGQFSFYDGGGFVADLGYDSHTGFSTVTNLQDNGWVDRQTRVVLAEFSTFNPSVNILGVATYFYEVDVSGLKAASVQTRLLSLDSTNAPSHQFYLICLFLYTVFVFLYFGREMFRLYNHRSRYFKSVWNWVEIFQIVFSLFAVVMYVIRQSKTLSTMGKLHKNIYANLSFQEAITCQEVEIVVLGILIFIVTTKLLRIIRFNSYVALFSKTLKISARSLSSFSIVLLIFFVAFLHFGVLMFGSVSERYSSLLKGVYFQLELTLGRVKARPINELAEASTIYAKIFAFLILFTLTVLCMNFFIGMINDALLDAKNNVSESEPLYELIDENRWLRSKERKELFDAISNTLKQSRTSKTSAKVKEKESGNVGLYSKNSSNLNFDLISQAIIAWREKRSRETIYKRQCSTRRQSLLDKISNMLKYLKGESNVDGSKRKEKKKVRFQEDVVEFSLRKLRRRRDDLLQRFESIVSGFSEEDEEFNYLLKTAEAYNY, from the exons ATGCTTATCTCATTCGCGCAGGACGTAACGATCAAGGAACCAGTAAAGGTGTTCTTCACAGCTTTAACTGTCGCGGCCATTTTAAGGATAAAGGCGAAGAGATCAAAAGTACACGCCTGCGAAAGCCCTCAGCAAGTTAAAGCTGGGtacaataagaaaaatatttgggcACTGGAATTTTCAGAAGTGGAAAAGATGAGGAGACGACAAGCTAAGAAACAGAACCTGTCACGTTATTTCACAGAATTGGGTTTATACTTGGTCTTCGTTTTCTTACTTCTGGCAGTGTGCTATGGAAACAGAAGTGACCATCGGTACTTGATGACAAAATCAATCCGAGATGGACTACAAAACTTCGGCAAG gtgaaaaacaacacaatgtACTGGTGGTGGTTACAGCGTGTTTTCATTCCGGGAGTGTTTTCCGGCAGATGGTACAACGGCCaaaaggaaaaccaaacaatttaCATTGGTAATAAACGCTCTCTTCTCATTGGAATGGCACGAATAAGGCAACTCAGAGTGAGATCGA CACAATGTAAAGTCCTCAACTATATGGAAACAATGTTCGAAGAATGTTTCAAGGGATACTCGACAGAGAACGAAGAAAAGACCGCCTACAACAAACCAGGCTGGATGCCTTTTGACAATGCTACTAGGAATGACGAGTTATTACAACCTTGCCCGAAGCCATGGCGATATCAAAATGCCGAGGAAACCGACACTACACCCAGGTGGGGACAGTTCTCATTTTATGATGGAGGAGGATTTGTAGCAGACCTCGGCTATGATAGCCATACGGGATTCAGTAcagtaacaaatttacaagaCAACGGCTGGGTTGACAGGCAAACCAGAGTTGTCCTGGCAGAGTTTTCGACATTCAATCCGTCGGTAAATATTTTAGGTGTTGCCACATACTTCTATGAAGTTGATGTATCTGGACTGAAAGCAGCCTCTGTGCAAACTCGTCTTCTTTCGCTTGATTCTACAAACGCACCTTCGCatcagttttatttgatttgcTTGTTTCTGTACACTGTATTCGTTTTTCTGTATTTTGGAAGAGAAATGTTTAGGCTTTATAATCATCGCTCTCGATATTTCAAGTCCGTGTGGAACTGGGTCGAGATCttccaaattgttttttctctgtttgcTGTGGTAATGTACGTTATACGACAAAGTAAAACCCTTTCAACTATGGGTAAACTGCATAAAAACATTTACGCAAATCTAAGTTTCCAAGAAGCTATCACTTGCCAAGAAGTGGAAATTGTCGTACTTggaattcttattttcatcgtCACTACCAAGCTCTTGCGAATCATTCGCTTCAACAGCTATGTCGCTCTATTCTccaaaacattgaaaatatctGCACGATCTCTGTCATCCTTTAGTattgttttattgattttctttgtgGCATTTTTGCATTTTGGTGTCTTGATGTTTGGCTCTGTATCTGAGCGCTACTCTTCGCTGTTGAAAGGAGTTTATTTCCAGCTCGAGCTAACTCTTGGTCGAGTGAAAGCTAGACCAATCAATGAACTAGCTGAGGCTAGTACCATATACGCCAAAATATTCGCCTTTTTAATCCTCTTCACTCTCACTGTCCTCTGCATGAACTTCTTTATCGGCATGATCAACGATGCTCTTTTGGATGCTAAGAACAATGTGAGCGAAAGTGAGCCGCTGTATGAACTTATTGATGAGAACCGTTGGTTGAggtcaaaagaaagaaaagaactttTCGATGCAATCAGTAATACATTGAAACAGTCGAGAACTTCCAAAACGTCagcaaaagtaaaagaaaaagaatcagGAAACGTTGGCCTTTACTCCAAGAACAGTTCCAATCTCAACTTTGATTTAATAAGTCAAGCTATCATAGCTTGGAGGGAGAAAAGATCCAGAGAAACAATATATAAACGGCAATGCAGCACAAGGAGACAATCTTTGTTAGACAAGATAAGCAACATGTTAAAATATCTGAAAGGTGAAAGCAATGTTGACGGCAGCaaacgtaaagaaaaaaagaaagtaagatTTCAAGAGGACGTCGTCGAGTTTTCTCTCCGTAAATTACGTAGGAGACGGGATGACCTGTTACAACGGTTCGAGAGTATTGTTTCTGGGTTCTcggaagaagatgaagaattcaattatttattaaaaacagCAGAGGCTTATAACTACTAG
- the LOC131781092 gene encoding polycystin-1-like protein 2, whose amino-acid sequence MLSFSFNPYTWDSSKERVDSDVVTLQLKNNKGELIKVSNLSEDIVIITPLKPGKNFTEKAKYFTRNDNLLFHEIEVRFGNTLLMMEINPQAPNVYLFAYMRFGQRPTSQDYDLNATISHDEKCVWMLSAHDKSEGQTVCSLNPHAPIQVLAERPGKYFLGLKNYNATVNLSHKRDKRSCLGGRRRKRSCVEVKDPPPTPPQGENVSVMPVYDSTTDQKYTLKVVLGSCVYWSEKFDKWKSSGCRVLAELDGFLNCSCSHLTSFGGSLSVEPNPIDFDKVLVEFQQLPETGNVAVIVAIAVVLLCYTTTFVIVRKFDKEDAKNVSVDPDIA is encoded by the exons ATgctgtcattttcttttaaccCTTACACTTGGGATAGTTCAAAGGAGCGAGTTGACTCTGATGTTGTAACCCTGCAgctgaaaaacaacaaaggaGAGCTAATTAAAGTATCAAATCTCTCGGAAGACATCGTCATCATTACACCTTTGAAACCTGGGAAAAACTTTACGGAAAAGGCAAAGTATTTCACAAGGAATgacaatttactttttcatgaGATAGAGGTTAGATTTGGAAACACCTTGCTGATGATGGAAATCAACCCTCAAGCGCCAAACGTATATCTGTTTGCATATATGCGTTTTGGTCAGCGGCCAACATCTCAAGACTACGACCTCAATGCCACTATCTCTCATGACGAAAAGTGTGTTTGGATGCTAAGTGCACATGACAAAAGTGAAGGACAAACGGTCTGCTCCTTGAATCCTCATGCACCGATACAAGTACTTGCTGAGCGTCCCGGGAAATACTTTCTTGGCTTAAAAAATTACAACGCCACAGTGAATTTATCTCACAAAAGAGATAAAAGGTCTTGTCTTGGAGGAAGGCGAAGAAAGCGTTCCTGCGTCGAAGTCAAAGATCcaccacccaccccaccccaggGTGAAAATGTCTCTGTGATGCCAGTTTATGATTCCACAACAGACCAGAAGTACACTCTGAAGGTGGTCTTAGGTAGTTGTGTTTACTGGTCAGAAAAGTTTGACAAGTGGAAATCATCTGGCTGTCGG GTTTTAGCAGAATTAGATGGATTCTTAAATTGTAGCTGTAGCCACCTGACATCATTTGGGGGAAGTCTTTCAGTTGAACCGAATCCTATTGACTTCGACAAGGTTCTAGTCGAGTTCCAGCAGTTACCAGAAACTGGAAATGTCGCTGTAATTGTGGCTATTGCGGTGGTTTTATTGTGTTATACAACTACGTTTGTTATCGTAAGGAAATTCGACAAAGAAGACGCGAAAAATGTAAGTGTCGACCCGGATATTGCTTAG